The Longimicrobium sp. genome includes a region encoding these proteins:
- a CDS encoding dodecin: protein MMSTVFKSIEMVGVSDTSFDDAARLAVKRAAETIRNLEWMEVVEQRGYIAGGEIQQYQVSVKIWFKLEEGQQPS from the coding sequence ATGATGAGCACGGTCTTCAAGTCCATCGAGATGGTGGGCGTCTCCGACACGAGCTTCGACGACGCGGCGCGGCTCGCCGTGAAGCGCGCGGCGGAGACGATCCGGAACCTGGAGTGGATGGAGGTGGTCGAGCAGCGCGGCTACATCGCCGGCGGCGAGATCCAGCAGTACCAGGTGAGCGTCAAGATCTGGTTCAAGCTGGAGGAGGGCCAGCAGCCGAGCTGA